In Sparus aurata chromosome 5, fSpaAur1.1, whole genome shotgun sequence, the genomic window aaaaaaaatccattttaTTAAGTGTGtgttagattaaaaaaaaatgtgtaatcaGCGTCGGTACCTGCTCAGTGGTATTATCTTCCCGGCCAAGAATCTCAGCATGCCACCTACATACAGGAGAATCTAAATCATTAAACAGATAATCATCAAATGATAATAAGAACAGTGGTGGAGAGCATTGAAGTGCTGCGTGTCCACGAGACAAACACCATATGTTGGACTGTTTCAGGCCTCACCCCATGTTCCTACAGCGTTGTCCACTCCTGAAGGATTACCGTGGATGATCATCTCCCCTTGGAAAGCCCAGCTGTTGATCAGCTCCAGGTCCTCCTGACACCACCTGGAAATATTCATTAATTAACAGGGACCTCTGTAGTCCAACAGAACCTCTACATCTTCATTTCTTAACATAACATTGATACACGGAAGGGAAATATAGACATATGTTCAGTAAATGAACATCCACATGCTGTTTGTACAGTACAACAACATCAAACTGGGAATACATCTTAATTTGTGCCTTTGATTCCCCCGGTCACTACCAGGAACCCAGGATGGAAACAAagacatgaatgtgtgtgaaatgtgacaCACAACAAAGAGAGAGCTAACACAGAAGAGGACTTCCTGCTCTCATCTGTATGACAGGTTCATACAGATCTtagtttaaataatttaaaagtttTTGGAGCTTGTTTGAAGGGCGTGAATTCTCTTTTTTTACTGACTGGTGTAATTTCAAAATTACAGACAATTAAGGGATTGAAATGGTACACACTTGTTCGTGTTGGTTTGTGTAACATAATCATACAGCCACTTGGCTACAATAATCCCGAAAAACAAATAGTTAAAAGATGctatttattacatttcatgCCGATTTCAGGTCTTTCATCTCTGCTGACAAGACTGTGTGCAAAGTGTTGGACCTCTGTGATCGCTTTTCAGACCACCAACCATGATAATTCTGTCTATGCACAACAGTGGTCGTCACAAGCTGCATACACAGCCCGTAGAAGAGGCCCTCTTTGAGGATGTTGTTACCTGGCAGTGTGATCCCACTCTTTGAGAGGGGCAGGAGTGGCTCCGCTCACactgagcagagctgcagctaaaCACACAGAGTAGGCGGCACTTGACCCGAGTCCTGCTCCGGTCGGCAGCTCCGACCACACAGACACCTTCAGGCTGGGCAGCTCGCTGAGAgggtaaaaataaacacaataaattgTCTCTGTttgtatataaacacatttatgctGGATTTATGACTCTCATTACTGTTATCAAGAGATGACTGCAGGCAGCTAATGAGTGTTACAGTATCCTACGTACGTTACTAGTAGgaataaatacacatacaaaaaaaaaaaacatcctgtatTAATTGAATAATGAATCATTAACTGGTGCAGACACACTGTTTACATATAAAGAGGAGGCTGGTACGAGTGAATAATAAATAGTAATCcatacatttatataaacaaCAGATACTTGCTGACATTGCTGTCGATGTCTGTCAGGGAAGCTGCTTTTGGGCAGACAGGAAAACACTCTAAACTAATTGTCCGGCTCTTCTCTCCAGGGGAAAAACACATCCAGACTTGTTAAAGGCTGCAGCGTGGCCCAGCGCCAGACTCTCATTAGCGGCCATCCTGTCAGAACCCATCACCTCTCTCCGACACGGCAGCACCGCGTCAGCGCAGATTAAACCTCCCGACAACCTGCGGCTCTAATGTTCCTGAGCATCTTCCCTGTTCACAGCTGCCGGAGTCGCGAAAACTAACATCCGGCCCTTCTGTCCGTCTCTTTGCTATCTTCATTTGAAGGTgggggggggatttttttttcatggcctACAAATCTCTGGAAACATCTACATAAACAGTGAGAACGTTTTTACAACTAAAGCAATTCAGAAAGAGCTGGAATTAcaagagtttttgttttttgaactGCGAAATGGTGACAAATACTTGTGACCTTTATTATATTCTATGTGTTTTGTTGATTTACAGCATTTAGTGGACGAGAGCTGCACAATTGTATTTCAACAAAGCCATCTCAATACAAGTGTGCAGCAGGAACAGTGATAATGGATAACATGTAATACGCAAATTATGTTTAGCATGATACACTCCAGCACACCATGTAGCACTTTGTAAATAACATAAAGAACATAAAGCATAAAACaggtcacacacaaacacacaaattcaGGTCTGGCAGGCTGCAGATTTCCTCCCAGTCAGAGGTGTTTTACTATCGCAGGTCAGGTCATAAACAGTCGCACAACAGTTCAGACAATTTTTACAGCTTTATATTTGAATTAGGTACCAGCTGCACTTTCCCACTCTGTCTTCTTTCTTACAGGGGAGATTTTTAacgggtttttttttacagtctttCTGCTGTTCTCTGCAACTAGCCGAGAAAGTtgcatttaaaatctaaaactTCTTGCCGTCGGTGATGTGTTCATTTTCCCCCATGGTATggaatatcaatatttttcagAGTAGTTTATCGGGAAACACTACCTCTaattagatcaaataaaagtacaaatataGAGAGATGAGAGATCACCATGTCCCACTTTCCTCCACAGGACATTGAATGCCAACACAAACACTATTCATTTCTCAGAgcaaagaatttttttttcctttcctctgaGACTTAACCATCTGACAAGTACGTGGTGAGAACTCCCTTCCACTTCTCTCCCAGAAGTGCACAGCGCTTGAGACAATCCTTGACAGAAGGGGTGAATGCATCCAAGTAGTCAACATCAGGCTTCTTCACCTCAGAAGCTGAGCTGTCTCTGCTTGGCACCCTCAATATGACTGAATTTGCTGATCTGAAACAAACGGCACTACTGCTCTGCAGCTGGGCCCGTTCTCTCGCTGTCAACTGTAtcaaaaatatctgaaatgtaTGTATCTTACCTTGATCTAAACAATGACAGGTAGATGTAGAGGAAGGCTAAGATGGCCATGTTGCACGTATCCAAGCTTCCGTTGGATATATCCAGAAATTCACGCAGCCTCCTCAGGAGTTCAGCATCCAGACGTTTGGCCTCCTCTCTTTTAGCTGCGAACATGGGCCACCATCAACATCACAAAAGTAAtatcacaacaacacacacctgGAGCTGTAGATGTATCAAAATGATACATATGTGATGGTGATGGCATGATAAATACTGCAAAACTGTAGTAATGTGACCATGTGAAGGTGTATGAAGGGGCTTCATCATCTCTTACACATATAAGGAATGAGCTTCTTCAGTTCAGACAGGTCCCAGCTCAGGAATGTGTCAATATTTGGGAGGTTGATGCAAACTTTGCCATCATTGCTGGTGTTCAAACGTAGATATGTTCTCAGGTTCAAACTCACAGCAAGAGCCACCTGTAGTGGAGCAGAGAACCCAGGGTGAATACATAGATTACTGCACGTTTTAATCTATTTAGTGCACATGtgtatgttttacattttcagtcatAATTTCGCATGACAGATTGATTTACTTAGCTTCATTTTAAACCTCAAACACAGTATCACCTCTGTCCTCCCGTTACCTTTCCGTGCACAACTGCATGCTCCCCGTGGAGGATCGCCTTCCCTGGAGCAGACACGTAGATGTCCCCGACTTGCATTTCAGTAACAgtttccaaaaaaacaacaacgatgTGTGTCCAGGTGAGGAGCAGCTCGTTAGCCTTCAACTTCAATTAGTCAGTGACAGCTAGCTTAAACACCCTTTAGCGGCTGTTAATCCTCCGAAGCAGCGACAGGAAGTCAACACGTCTGCCACACACGGCTCCGcggttttttttatcaagactCGGAGAATATAAGAGCTCTAATATTTGAGCGTTCTTGCTCAAAGTGCAAGAAGTTTGTGTGAGCACTTTCTCCACATCACGCCGTGGTTAAAAAATCATGTTACAAACACAGCACGATGACAGAACATAGGTTTGGCTGTCAGTGTCCAATCAGCGTCGCAGCTCCTCGAACACGTACTGTTCTGTCCAATCAGCGTCCCGCGCTCTCCCTGAGTTGACCAATCGTGCGATGAAAGGGAAACGCCCCCCACCAACTACGGCCACTACAGAGGGACAAAAAGcaccactactactactactacagtTCACCTTTACGCTAGCTGTTAGCTTCCAGCTGTATCATGGCATCGTTTATGATCAAACCTGCTCACCTCCGCTGTGTTTTAAGGACAGGCAGGCTCATAAACGAGCACCGAACGAGAAACACACTGTGTTCAGTCAGAAGGTAGTTAAACATCACCTTTCTTTGCCATATTACTAAATCATTTGGTCATGTTCAAGCTAGTCATGTAACTGTTTATGTAAGTGTCAGCTAGGTAGCTACTACAGAGGGATACAGTGTTAAATAAAGGTAATTTAAACACAGTAGCTAAACTCTTTATTTGAATGAGACCAGTAATTGAAGCTTAAACTTTTAATAACCCAATAAGACACAAAATCCATGATTATAGTGTTTACCTGCCTCCATTGTCTCTTTATTCTTgcatttgtttgcttttttttttttttttttttacagttatgcCACTGAAGGAGACATCAGGATCCccaaaatatacacaaaaactGGAGacaaaggtttgtttttttaaactgttctaGCAGGAAAACAGAAGATGTTCCAAACTGTCTGGTGAAATTGTTCTCACAGAAATTGACTCTATTCTTCCTGAAGGTTTCTCGAGCACATTCACAGGAGAAAGGAGGCCAAAGGAAGATCATATTTTTGAAGCGTTGGGAAATACAGACGAGCTGTCGTCAGCTATAGGGTAAAATCACTTCTGTTTACTTTGTTATTTGTTCTATAATCTTCCTCGCCTGAAGTGACCTTGTTGAAATGTACATTACAGCTTGGCCAGAGAGTTTTGCGTCGACAAGGGACACACGTTCACGGATCAGCTGGACAAGGTTTGAGTTTCACGTTGCATTTATTAACTTCATTCATTAAAGACATTGTGCACCAGCCTGATAGGAGATTCTTGacattgtttttgcttttctcaTCGTAGATACAGTGCATTTTACAAGACGTGGGCTCCAATATTGCCACCCCTCGCTCATCTGCGAGAGAGAGTCACACGAGTATGCATTTGCCAGTTGGTGTGATGCCGTGAAATATTGTGTCTTGTGTGCTTCAAGATCatttgggtttatttttttctctgttctgCTTTTTGTAAGAGAGAACAAAATTTACTGCCGGGCCGATCACAGACCTGGAAACCTGGATTGATGCATTTACAGCAGAACTCCCTCCGCTGACCAACTTCATTTTACCCGTAAGCTCACATGTGCGTCTGTAAGACACCGAGTTCTTTTGAGTCCAACTTGTTCCTGTTACACTTACACTAATTCACTGTGTGTCACAGTCTGGAGGGAAGAGCAGCGCAGCTTTGCACTTAGCTCGGACTGTGTGTCGGAGAGCAGAACGCAGGTCAGTTGCAGCATGTTCCCGTGATAAATTATTTCTCTCGCCCCTCCGACACACTCGGCTCTGACGGATCTTTTGTTCTTATTAAAGTGTTGCTCCAATTGTGCGGTCAGGGGAGGCAGATCCAGACGTGGCAAAGTTTTTGAACAGGTCAGTcttttgcttttaaatgaatGCGTGGTTCCTTTGTTATACATCTGATAAACTTCCCCACATTTCATCTTTTCAGATTGAGCGACTACCTGTTCACGCTGGCAAGATACGCGGCCATGAAAGAAGGCAGCGAGGAGAAAATCTACAAAAGACCACAATGACCTGATTCTCACCTGAGGAATACCACAAGAGcctaatttgtttgtttttttgttgagggttgttgttggtgatacatttcatttttgatATTTAAGAACTGTATGTATCAATAAAACTGAAAAGATCcgacattgttttatttatttttcacataatGTGGGAATGTAGACAGTGATAAACCTTTCTGTGACTACATTTTAAACAATTCAGCCAATATATGCACATCCTAGTGATTTAGAGGTCTTTCACCACGGGATAGATGGTCCTTGCATACAACTGGGTTGTTTCTGCAGAAGGAAGACAAACATTTATAATATGCTATTcccatttttttctcaaaaaggTAGAAAACAACCTGAGTGCACTACGGTTGCAACTGATCAATAAACACTCCTGGTGATGACTCCATGGTTCATATTTGATGCCTGGTTTTATAGTGTGATCTGAGTTTGGGGATGACCTTCTCTGGATCCAAAACAGTCAGTGGTGGCTCTCTCAATCGACTTATACAAAATGCAGAACAACAATAGTTGATAAATCCAACAGATTTCATATTTTTGCATCATTTGCCAGCTAAAATGTGTGTGGTGTGGGTGGGGCTCGGTGCAGGTAAAATGCAGATAATTTAACATTGTTCATTTGTATATTTTACCAACACTGTAGTGACACAAAGCAAAGTTCCTGTTTGATTCTGCACAGGTAAATCAAACTGTTGAGTGGAAGTATGTTATggtgctgcagcagagaaacattAAGCCACCTCATCCTCAGTCATCATTCACAGTCTGATGAAACACCATGCAcactgctccctctctctgcgAGACATGGCTGTACCCCAGTTGGTTTTGTTCTCATCTATTTTTAATACACCAACAATACACTTGCACGTCAGGTCTGTTCGGGACTGAGGGGGCCACTCGGCTTTCTTCCAGCGCCGCTCTGTTATCGCCCTCCCACGCAGTCACAGGATCTGGCACCAGCCCTGGCTCTTCTGGGACAGGGTGCTGGCCCATGTCATTAGAGACAGATTGCGGTCCTCGTAGGGCGGATACCGCAGATATGTTACACACTCAAACCGCGTGCTTCTCAGCAGGCATGATTTCCTGTGAGAGAAGGCGTCGAAGCTGTGGCGGCCGTGGTAGGAGCCCATTCCACTGGCACCTGACGAGAAAGTGATCAGACATTTGATGTAGGTTGGGTTATTCCATTTATTCGGGCTACAATGCACTCAACTGCCACCGACTTACCAACTCCACCGAAGGGCAGAGCCACCATCAGACTCTGCACGACGCTGTCATTGGCGCAAAAGCTTCCGCTAGAGGTCTCAGTCATTAGTCTCGAGATGACCTGTCAGAAAGGCCAGCACATGATCAGAATACACATCGGCTGCATCCGGCTCGCTCTGTGAATACAGAGCGTCTTTACTCTGATCCCTCATGTACCTTGCTGTTGCTGGAATATGCATACACACAGAGGGGTTTCTCTTGCTTGTTAATAAAGTCAATGGCCTCATCCACGTCTTTTACTGTCAGAACAGGAAGAACTGGACCAAAGAAATCCTGCTGCATGATGGGATCTTGCTCGGCTACCTCTGTCAAAATCGTCGGGgcttcagagagagaaaagaaaatagaacAGCGGTAAATCTGATGCACAAGACACAGCCGGCTTTGTTTCAGAGAATCCCACACACAGGCCGCTTACCGATGTATTTCTCTGCTTCTATCACTTGTCCGCCCACAGTCACCTTTCCAGATCTCCACAGCATGTCTCTCGTGCGGTTGAAGAGCTCTGGATTGACCATGCGGCCATAGCTGCGGGACTCTCTGGGATCAGAACCGTAGAACTGCAACAGGCAGCACTTGAGGGCCTGCACCAGCCGTGCCTTGACATCCGCGTGGCACAGGATGTAGCCGGGAGCCGCCAAGCTCTGTCCAGCATTGTGAAAACGTGCCCAGGCGACGCGCTGTGCGGCGGTGGCAACGTCGCACTGTTGGTCCACATAACACGGGTTCTTGCCACCCAAAATCAAGGTGACGGGTGTGAGTGTGCGAGCCGCAGCCTGAGCAATTCTGCTGCCCTCCTCTCCGTTCCCTACGGAATGACAGACGTCTTTAATAACAAAGGATAATTCAATACCTGATCAAAATGCTTTTATAGCCAACTTATCTTTACCTGTAAAGAAGACGTGGTCAAACTTGAGTTCCACAACTTCGGGCAAGTCATTCGAGCCTGCAATAATCACATGGAAGCATTCCTGGAGGAAAACAAGAATTTTTGGTTAGGTCATTCCATTTGTCCGCCTGCAAAAATCACGAGAGTCGAGTTTTGAGGCGGCCTCAGTTAACACAAGCTGGATGCTTCTGTGCTCCCACATCTGACCTGATGCAACCTCTTTAAAGTCTCAGCTCACATTAAAACTGCTGATTGAAGTCTGAACGAATAGCGTCTTTAAAAAAAGGCACCGAATGTAGTCCTCTTGATTAGACttacacatttcaaatgaaTCATTCTACTTAATTTagtggaatttaaaaaaaacagggccGTCTGATCCATCCTGCATACCGAGCATTGCCTGAACTACTCAATATTTGAGCTATGAAGCTCAGCCGTCATGAGActtcaaaaagaaaagttaCTGCTGTAACCTGATTAATGAAAATGACCCAATCCCTCCTCCCCGCCATGTAATCACTCACATTGTCCAAGTAGAAGGGGATGAGGCGGTGGAGGAGCTCTGCTGTGTGAGCGGTGCACTCAGAGGGGCTGATTATTGCGCAGTTCCCTACGCAAATTAATGAAACATCATTAGACACCTGGGTGAGGGAAAATAACTCCTGAATTAAAACTGATTAAATGGGGCTCTTGAGTCTCCGCACCTGCAGCGATGGCCCCTACCAGCGGCACCAGGCACATTTGGACGGGACTGCACCAGGTCCCCACGATCAGCACCACCCCCAGCGGCTCGCTGACCACCAGACACTCGTCCAACGAGGTGGACTGCACCAATCGAGTTAAACAGAGTGAAAGCTGACGTCAGTGCACAGGTTGACTCACAAAGACTTCATTCCTACAGAAAGGGCACAGCAACTTAGGTTTTAATCTGCTTTGGCAGCACAATGCAATTCTTTGTGGCAGCCAGACGGAATGTTCTCTCCAAAAAAGATTGTTTAAGTCCTCATATTATTCCTAATAATGTCATCAAGATGTTTGTGAGGCTTTACAAAAACACGAAAAGTCCCACCAGGTTTCTTTCCACATGCTGCGGCTGCATCCACCTCTTCAGGTTGTTGACGGCATGGAGCGCCTCGTTCTTGACCAGAATCAGTTCTGACACGACTGTCTCAAAACGAGGCTggttcaaaaaaacaaataaagaatgaatgaaCATATGAATATGATAAAAATGATTAGTTGGACCATTGTGTCAATTCAGAGGCAGTGTTGTAGAAAGTACCCAAAAgtaatacttgagtaaaagtaaagacatcCAGTTAAATACttataaaagtgaaagtcacagaTACAAACAGTAGTTGGGTAAGTCAGCGAGTGTCTTTGCTCTCCTCACCTTGTGAAGATCCCGCCCGAGAGCATCCACAAAGTCACACTCGTGCTCCTCCAGCATCTGCACCACAGCCTCCAGCTGAGCCAGTCTGAAGCCCTCCTTCAGGGTGCGTCTGGCCCGGAAGGCGACTCTGGCCCTCTTCAGCACATCCACGCACTCCAGAGGGTACGTCTTCAAACACGGCTCCCCCAGCCTGGTCCTGAAACGGCAGTCACGTCACTGACTTTGACACCGCAggccgagaaaaaaaaaaccccccacatCCACACAGTCCAGAGCTCATCATCCATCACGTACCTTCTGCATGTTAGCCGGCCGTTCCTCTGACAAGCA contains:
- the mmab gene encoding corrinoid adenosyltransferase MMAB; its protein translation is MASFMIKPAHLRCVLRTGRLINEHRTRNTLCSVRSYATEGDIRIPKIYTKTGDKGFSSTFTGERRPKEDHIFEALGNTDELSSAIGLAREFCVDKGHTFTDQLDKIQCILQDVGSNIATPRSSARESHTKRTKFTAGPITDLETWIDAFTAELPPLTNFILPSGGKSSAALHLARTVCRRAERSVAPIVRSGEADPDVAKFLNRLSDYLFTLARYAAMKEGSEEKIYKRPQ
- the mvk gene encoding mevalonate kinase — encoded protein: MQVGDIYVSAPGKAILHGEHAVVHGKVALAVSLNLRTYLRLNTSNDGKVCINLPNIDTFLSWDLSELKKLIPYMSKREEAKRLDAELLRRLREFLDISNGSLDTCNMAILAFLYIYLSLFRSSELPSLKVSVWSELPTGAGLGSSAAYSVCLAAALLSVSGATPAPLKEWDHTARWCQEDLELINSWAFQGEMIIHGNPSGVDNAVGTWGGMLRFLAGKIIPLSRVPLLRILLTNTKVPRSTKVLVARVKDKINKFPSIMTPVLDSVDAISCTCEKVLSEMTSEPITGEHYNILEELIDINQHHLNVMGVGHPTLDTLCRVTLAKGLHSKLTGAGGGGCGITLLRPETDSSVVQTTAQDLKDCGFDCWETSIGGPGVQQHSPLSVKEEVLEILNGY
- the aldh3b4 gene encoding aldehyde dehydrogenase family 3 member B1, whose product is MRGERCRSEDFQHKLQLFSAVHLQNMSSPPSPSPSRWFRALRRTRLGEPCLKTYPLECVDVLKRARVAFRARRTLKEGFRLAQLEAVVQMLEEHECDFVDALGRDLHKPRFETVVSELILVKNEALHAVNNLKRWMQPQHVERNLSTSLDECLVVSEPLGVVLIVGTWCSPVQMCLVPLVGAIAAGNCAIISPSECTAHTAELLHRLIPFYLDNECFHVIIAGSNDLPEVVELKFDHVFFTGNGEEGSRIAQAAARTLTPVTLILGGKNPCYVDQQCDVATAAQRVAWARFHNAGQSLAAPGYILCHADVKARLVQALKCCLLQFYGSDPRESRSYGRMVNPELFNRTRDMLWRSGKVTVGGQVIEAEKYIAPTILTEVAEQDPIMQQDFFGPVLPVLTVKDVDEAIDFINKQEKPLCVYAYSSNSKVISRLMTETSSGSFCANDSVVQSLMVALPFGGVGASGMGSYHGRHSFDAFSHRKSCLLRSTRFECVTYLRYPPYEDRNLSLMTWASTLSQKSQGWCQIL